CACCCGCCCGCCGTCGAGCGCCGGGAAGGGCAGCAAGTTGAAAAGACCCAGGTAGACCGAAAGCATGGTCAGAAGATCCAAAAACTCGAGGGCGCCGTTGTCAGCCGCTTGCTTCATGCGTTGAGCGATGCCCACGGGTCCCGACAACGCGGCCTTTTGTTTGCCGGTGACCATCTGCCACAGGCCGTCGAGGATGCGTCCGGAGAGGTCCACGGGCACCATGACGGCCAAGCCCACGGCCTCTGCCAAGGGCAAGGATTGATGCAGGCTTCCTCCGCCGATCTGAACGCCGATACGGTAGGTGCCGTCCTGGGCCGCCGGGGTCACCGTGATGACCTGCTCTTTGCCGCCCCGCTGGATCTTGACGGGCACGGGCTTGCCGCCCGACTGCGCGATCACGTCCGTGATCGGGTTGCGCACGGACACGGGCTTGCCGGCCGCCTCCACGAGCTCGTCCCCGGCCTTGAAGCCGGCGGTCTCGGCCGGTGTGCCCGGCATGACCTTTTCCACCTTGAGCGACGGCACGCCCCAG
Above is a genomic segment from Myxococcales bacterium containing:
- a CDS encoding M50 family metallopeptidase, giving the protein MSLLIAILGLALLIVVHEWGHFIVARLCGMRVERFSIGFGKPIASFKKGDTIYQIAPIPLGGFVQITGLNPHEEFDRDDPYVYPNRPRWMRLAVLVAGPLANYITAVFLAFAMFGYWGVPSLKVEKVMPGTPAETAGFKAGDELVEAAGKPVSVRNPITDVIAQSGGKPVPVKIQRGGKEQVITVTPAAQDGTYRIGVQIGGGSLHQSLPLAEAVGLAVMVPVDLSGRILDGLWQMVTGKQKAALSGPVGIAQRMKQAADNGALEFLDLLTMLSVYLGLFNLLPFPALDGGRVLFLIFGSLGRRDVNAKTEAAVHFVGLVLLLGVFVVVTFNDIVGLFTR